One part of the Terriglobia bacterium genome encodes these proteins:
- a CDS encoding ABC transporter permease has translation MIALEVARISLASILAHKLRSFLNLFGIIVAVTTIVAVISVVSGLNEYAANLIGQLGPNTFVVSKFGIIASREEFLRAIRRKDLTDDDVEAVRRLVPKALRVTGRIFGSKAVYGDGRRLADTIIAGAGPEFPWMVGIELQDGRFFTEGEAGASRAVAVIGTDVKDELFPHVDPIGRMVAVDGKPFRVIGLTVKQGRALGQSQDKFVFVPIGAYEKAFGRSQTVDIFVEAPDSASRAAVLEATRVALRARRGTGFRDPDPFGVVDAEALNALWKNLTFAGFALVIWISSISLLVGGVAIANTMFAAVIERTHEIGVRKAVGARGRDVRLQFLLEAATLSFLGGVVGVLLGWAASAAVEGLTPFPARVTPLLVLSGLAVSTLSGVLAGWLPAIRASRLDPVEALREE, from the coding sequence ATGATCGCCCTCGAGGTCGCGCGCATCTCGCTGGCCTCGATCCTGGCCCACAAGCTGCGCTCGTTCCTCAACCTGTTCGGGATCATCGTGGCGGTGACGACGATCGTCGCCGTGATCTCCGTCGTCTCCGGGCTCAACGAGTACGCGGCGAACCTCATCGGCCAGCTCGGGCCGAATACGTTCGTGGTGAGCAAGTTCGGCATCATCGCGAGCCGCGAGGAGTTCCTGCGCGCGATCCGGCGCAAGGACCTGACCGACGACGACGTGGAGGCGGTGCGTCGCCTGGTCCCGAAGGCCCTCCGCGTCACCGGCCGGATCTTCGGTTCGAAGGCGGTCTACGGCGACGGCCGCCGTCTCGCGGACACGATCATCGCGGGGGCCGGGCCGGAGTTCCCGTGGATGGTGGGAATCGAGCTTCAGGACGGCCGGTTCTTCACCGAGGGGGAGGCCGGCGCGTCCCGCGCGGTGGCGGTGATCGGCACGGACGTCAAGGACGAGCTGTTCCCGCACGTCGACCCGATCGGACGGATGGTGGCCGTGGACGGCAAGCCGTTCCGCGTCATCGGGCTGACCGTGAAGCAGGGGCGGGCCCTCGGACAGAGCCAGGACAAGTTCGTGTTCGTCCCGATCGGCGCCTACGAGAAGGCGTTCGGGAGGAGCCAGACCGTCGACATCTTCGTCGAGGCGCCGGACTCGGCCTCGCGGGCTGCGGTGCTCGAGGCAACCCGCGTCGCGCTCCGCGCGCGTCGCGGGACCGGCTTCCGCGATCCGGACCCGTTCGGGGTCGTGGATGCCGAGGCGCTGAACGCGCTCTGGAAGAACCTCACCTTCGCGGGGTTCGCTCTCGTGATCTGGATCTCCTCAATCTCGCTCCTGGTGGGGGGCGTCGCCATCGCCAACACGATGTTCGCCGCGGTGATCGAGCGCACCCACGAGATCGGCGTGAGGAAGGCGGTGGGCGCCCGCGGCCGCGACGTCAGGCTGCAGTTCCTCCTCGAGGCCGCGACGCTCTCGTTCCTGGGCGGCGTCGTGGGCGTGCTCCTGGGATGGGCCGCCTCCGCGGCGGTCGAGGGGCTGACCCCGTTTCCCGCGCGGGTCACGCCGCTCCTCGTGCTGTCGGGGCTCGCGGTGTCCACGCTCTCGGGGGTCCTCGCCGGCTGGCTTCCCGCCATCCGCGCCTCGCGCCTCGACCCGGTCGAGGCGCTCCGGGA